In one Rhodoligotrophos defluvii genomic region, the following are encoded:
- a CDS encoding class II aldolase and adducin N-terminal domain-containing protein, whose amino-acid sequence MSTVASFKANRKTDSEEWQLRVDLAAAFRLAAELNWHEAVANHFSLAVSADGKKFLMNPRWRHFSRIKASDLLLLDSDDPSTMDRPDAPDPSAWCIHGNMHKSLAHARCILHVHPPYATAIASLADPDIKPIDQNTARYFRRVAIDLGFGGIADEQEEGERLVRALGNANRLMMGNHGVLVVAETVAEAFDDLYYLERACQTLVLAYSTGRPLSVLSDEVAEKTAKGWEAYKPSAFAHFAQMKEILDAKDPSYAD is encoded by the coding sequence ATGTCGACTGTGGCAAGCTTCAAGGCAAATCGGAAGACGGATTCGGAGGAATGGCAGCTGCGGGTTGATCTCGCCGCCGCCTTCCGCTTGGCAGCCGAGCTCAACTGGCACGAGGCGGTGGCCAACCATTTCAGCCTCGCCGTCTCGGCAGATGGCAAGAAGTTCCTCATGAACCCGCGCTGGCGGCACTTTTCCCGCATCAAGGCCAGCGATCTTCTGCTGCTGGACAGCGACGATCCCTCCACCATGGACCGGCCCGATGCGCCCGATCCGTCCGCCTGGTGCATCCACGGCAATATGCACAAGTCGCTGGCGCATGCCCGTTGCATCTTGCATGTGCACCCGCCCTATGCCACGGCGATCGCCTCTCTCGCCGATCCGGACATCAAGCCCATCGACCAGAACACGGCGCGCTATTTCAGGCGTGTCGCCATCGACCTGGGTTTCGGCGGCATCGCTGACGAGCAGGAGGAGGGCGAGCGGCTGGTGCGCGCGCTCGGCAATGCCAACCGCCTGATGATGGGCAATCACGGCGTGCTGGTGGTGGCCGAAACGGTCGCGGAGGCGTTCGACGACCTCTATTATCTCGAGCGGGCCTGCCAGACGCTGGTGCTGGCCTATTCGACCGGGCGCCCGCTCAGCGTTCTTTCCGACGAGGTCGCCGAGAAGACGGCCAAGGGCTGGGAGGCTTACAAGCCCAGCGCCTTTGCGCATTTCGCGCAGATGAAGGAGATCCTGGACGCCAAGGATCCCTCCTACGCCGACTGA
- a CDS encoding HPF/RaiA family ribosome-associated protein, producing the protein METPIQIAFKNLDTSEFLERHIRERASKLERFHHNITACRVVVDAPHRSSGSGKPPLGITVEVEVPGRTLVAKNGKDTYDGKDGGTALVNRVFEAMERQLGEHADIRSQQVKTHEAAADTGTVVRLFPEQNYGFIEVVGSPDLYFTRNAVVGGSFDDLKVGTMVQVTRATTEGPWGPQASSVRRLSGETSA; encoded by the coding sequence ATGGAAACGCCGATCCAGATCGCCTTCAAGAATCTCGACACCTCGGAATTTCTGGAAAGACATATCCGCGAACGTGCGAGCAAGCTCGAGCGGTTTCACCACAACATCACCGCCTGCCGTGTCGTGGTGGATGCGCCGCACCGCAGCTCCGGTTCCGGCAAGCCCCCATTGGGCATCACCGTGGAAGTGGAGGTGCCGGGCCGCACGCTGGTGGCCAAGAACGGCAAGGACACCTACGACGGAAAGGACGGCGGCACTGCCCTGGTGAACCGGGTATTCGAGGCCATGGAGCGGCAGCTCGGCGAGCATGCCGACATTCGCAGCCAGCAGGTGAAGACGCACGAGGCCGCCGCGGACACGGGCACGGTCGTTCGGTTGTTTCCTGAGCAGAACTACGGGTTTATCGAGGTGGTTGGCAGCCCCGACCTTTATTTCACCCGCAATGCGGTGGTCGGCGGCAGTTTCGACGACCTGAAAGTGGGCACCATGGTCCAGGTGACCCGCGCCACCACCGAAGGCCCTTGGGGCCCCCAGGCGAGCTCCGTCCGCCGCCTGTCCGGCGAAACTTCCGCCTGA
- a CDS encoding SpoIIE family protein phosphatase, whose amino-acid sequence MPLRTRIILLVSLAFALAFAGLVAAGMQRERLAAVPYTDIGTLGQTALWREILEDDTQRLVTLSDEILADDGLREAVAARSLPQMRSLATSWTIPRFASGTLTDLQILDDSGQVLFASSTAAEPPRLLDFSTIRNVHAGAAPRGIRQITADRFLVIMARQYPTPGGDFVLALAASAQPALRRFARSMEADAFLLSTRGRLVEGTKPELWRALSLDLPQRVATVRQAALDGRLYSVTAIPLQDLSSGSAGLLVTVKDATESLSALHRLTMITGAGVLGLLALLLGGLYLYLRESFRPLDRAVGVLGALSRGDTSVDLPKESNDEIGEIATAVQGLRANLVAFNDSRRQRELQRRRQERFVRRQMENLASTLEPGAREEVLTDLRRIVAATSGAAPEAEGAEPAPQSLARLIREDDQLGPLAAVLQQMSGRVVDQHRRLSELVTRLREALVRETQLASLQQELAIARDLQRSVLPVDFPDRPRFSAFGLMESAREVGGDFYDFFEQRDGRFAFLIADVSGKGVPAAFFMAIARTLLKAIALFESDPASCVRQLNELLAAGNDQMMFVTLFFCVLDPATGEVEYVNAGHNPPYLVGRSGEVTMLATSDDLAVAVMSGVDFSSRRIRLAPGDTLVLYTDGVTEAFNNEDQPFGDARLKATLEAAPRRDPQNLARAVAQAVRTFESGHQQSDDLTLLAMSYKG is encoded by the coding sequence GTGCCGCTGCGAACCCGAATCATCCTGCTGGTGAGCCTCGCCTTTGCGCTCGCCTTTGCCGGGCTGGTGGCGGCAGGCATGCAGCGCGAGCGGCTGGCGGCCGTTCCCTATACGGATATCGGCACGCTCGGTCAGACGGCGCTATGGCGCGAGATTCTGGAAGACGACACCCAGAGACTGGTCACCCTGTCAGATGAGATCCTGGCGGACGACGGCTTGCGGGAAGCCGTCGCGGCGCGCAGCCTGCCGCAGATGCGCAGCCTGGCCACCAGCTGGACCATTCCGCGCTTCGCCAGCGGCACGCTGACGGACCTGCAGATCCTGGATGACAGCGGGCAGGTGCTGTTTGCCAGCTCGACAGCGGCCGAGCCGCCACGGCTGCTCGATTTCAGCACCATCCGCAATGTCCACGCCGGGGCGGCGCCGCGCGGCATCCGGCAGATTACCGCGGACCGGTTCCTGGTGATCATGGCCCGCCAATATCCCACGCCAGGGGGTGATTTCGTGCTGGCGCTGGCCGCCTCTGCCCAACCGGCGCTGAGGCGGTTCGCCAGGTCCATGGAAGCGGACGCATTCCTGCTCAGCACCCGCGGGCGGCTGGTGGAGGGCACAAAGCCTGAGCTTTGGCGCGCCCTGTCGCTGGACCTGCCGCAGCGGGTCGCAACGGTGCGGCAGGCAGCGCTCGATGGCCGGCTCTACTCGGTGACGGCCATACCGCTGCAGGATCTGTCCTCGGGCTCGGCAGGGCTGCTGGTCACCGTGAAAGATGCGACGGAGAGCCTGTCGGCCCTCCACCGGCTGACCATGATCACCGGCGCGGGAGTGCTCGGCTTGCTGGCGCTGCTGCTGGGCGGCCTTTACCTCTATCTGCGGGAAAGCTTCCGCCCGCTGGACCGGGCGGTCGGCGTGCTGGGCGCGTTGTCGCGGGGCGACACCAGCGTGGACCTGCCCAAGGAAAGCAATGACGAGATCGGCGAGATCGCCACGGCGGTGCAGGGCTTGAGAGCAAATCTCGTCGCATTCAACGACAGCCGACGCCAGCGCGAATTGCAGCGGCGCCGGCAGGAGCGTTTCGTGCGGCGCCAGATGGAGAACCTCGCCAGCACTCTCGAGCCCGGGGCGCGGGAAGAGGTGCTGACCGATCTGCGCCGCATCGTGGCGGCGACCAGCGGGGCAGCGCCCGAGGCCGAAGGCGCGGAGCCGGCACCGCAATCGCTGGCGCGCCTCATCCGCGAGGACGACCAGCTCGGGCCGCTGGCAGCGGTTCTTCAGCAAATGTCCGGCCGGGTCGTAGACCAGCATCGGCGGCTGTCGGAGCTGGTCACCCGCCTGCGCGAAGCCCTGGTGCGCGAAACGCAGCTTGCCAGCCTTCAGCAGGAGCTCGCGATCGCCCGGGACCTGCAACGATCGGTGCTGCCGGTGGACTTTCCGGACAGGCCGAGATTTTCAGCCTTCGGCCTCATGGAATCCGCGCGCGAAGTGGGGGGCGACTTCTATGACTTCTTCGAGCAGCGGGACGGCCGCTTCGCCTTTCTGATCGCGGATGTGTCCGGCAAGGGGGTTCCGGCCGCCTTCTTCATGGCGATCGCCCGCACGCTGCTCAAGGCGATCGCCCTGTTCGAGAGCGACCCGGCCAGCTGCGTGCGCCAGCTGAACGAGCTGCTCGCAGCCGGCAACGACCAAATGATGTTCGTGACGTTATTCTTCTGCGTGCTCGATCCGGCCACGGGCGAGGTCGAATATGTGAATGCGGGGCACAATCCGCCCTATCTTGTCGGCCGGTCGGGCGAGGTCACCATGCTGGCGACCAGCGACGATCTGGCGGTGGCGGTCATGAGCGGGGTCGATTTCAGCAGCCGCCGGATCCGGCTTGCGCCGGGCGACACGCTGGTGCTCTACACGGACGGCGTGACGGAGGCCTTCAACAACGAGGACCAGCCGTTCGGGGACGCGCGGCTGAAGGCAACGCTCGAAGCGGCGCCGCGGCGCGATCCGCAGAACCTGGCCCGGGCGGTCGCCCAAGCGGTGAGAACGTTCGAAAGCGGCCACCAGCAGTCCGACGATCTCACGCTGCTGGCGATGAGTTACAAGGGGTGA